From the genome of Legionella beliardensis:
AGCTGCTACAGATAGCGAAATTAGCTTTAAGCTCACTGAAATTTATAATAAGACTGGGCGAATCGTCATTGATGCTATGGGATGGCAAAACTTTATCACTATTGAGAAAGGCCCAAATCGTGGTCAAACTATATGTATTGATGTTGGCTTAGCTCTTTTATTAAACAAGTCTAATGAACTTCCAAAAAGCCAAACTAGCTTAGATGCGTGGGATGCTTATAAAAGTAATGTTATGGATAGTTTTTCAAGCTCTAAAATACAATACTATTTTCCAAAAACGGTAGTTACTATAAAAGCATTGCTTTTTCTACAAGAGTTTAATCAATTCTTAAATGCTGATTTTCTACATGGAAAATATGAAGGAAAAAAAATAGCTAAATTATTAGCAGATATGTATGACCTTAAAAATCAAAAGTCCATTCATTATAAAGACAAAGACAAGCGTAAAATTTTACAACGTACTGTTAATGAGTTAATACATAATAATCATTTTGATCAATCTCTTTTTCCAAAATTTAATTATTTTTTAAATGAAAATAATAAAAACAAAGAAGAAGAAAAGAAATCAGTGGCTCCCGAAGAAAAGAAATATTTTCAACCTATACCCACTATGGAAGATAAAATTAGGCATATGCCAAAGCAAGCAGGCCAGTTAACCGCTAGAGATTTTACTGTTGGAGCTGATAAATTTACTCTATTTTCACATGGCGAAAATTTACTAGATAATAGTAAATTAAATAGCTCAGAAAGCGTACAAATCGAAGATGATTTATCAGATGACATAGATGAAGGTTCAGGGGCTGACAGGCCTAGTAGACATTAAAAATTTACAATTTTTGTAATCTAGCAATACTACTTTACCTGCTAAACTCCTAAAAACTTCATAAATAAATTGTTTAACTCAGCTGTAAAAATTATAGAGATATTTTTAGCTTTGTTGCAGATAAGAATTAAATTAAAAATCTTAAATTTTGTCTTTATTAAGTTATTAATTTCTCGCAACAGAACCAAATACCTTACCAACTTTTCAATATCTAAGCATCTATTTTATCTTAAAAAATTGTTTTATGATTTCCAAACCTAATTTTAGAATCTCTTTTTATAATGAGGAAAAAAGATAAAAAACGTGTAAGGATCGTATTTGTTTAAAATTTTGTCATATAATTAAATATGTTTTTATTGTCTACAAGGCGATGATATGCCAAAGGTAATATTCTCTTTTGCTGGAACACGTGATAATGGAGAAGTAGATACTGAAAAATTAGAAAAACAATCCTTTAATGACGATGTAATAAGGGTTTACTTTAGAGGTTGTCAAGAAAAAAATATGGGTAATGGTTAGATTTTTCCAGATTTAGAAATTGTTGCAAGCAAAATAAGAGCAGCATTTACGGCTGATAAACTGCTAGATCTCGATGAGGTAAGCAAAAATGATGGTTAACATATGACGCTAAATTTCCTTCCTGTTTCAATTCTTTAATGGCTTGATTATAGGCTGGATTCTTATCAGTATTGATAATGCTGACATCGCAAGTAGGATTGCTTTTTATCAGTTTCTTTAGAAAATGTTTAGCCGCTTTGGCGTTACGGCGATAAGACAAATAAAAATCAATGGTATTCCCACCTTCATCAATTGCTCTGTATAAATATTTCCATTCGCCTTTGACTTTGACGTACGTTTCATCGATATGCCATCTTCTAGAGTAACAATGTTGGACCCAGCGCTAAGCAGTCGTATGATCTAATTCAAGACCTCGCTCTTTCATCATTTCCTCTAGATCACAATAACTAATCCCGTATTTATAATACCAGCGTATGCATTGCAGGATTAATTCGCCATGAAAGTGACGCCATTTGAAAGTTAGAAGTTTAGCGAACGCATTTGTAATTCTAGTATTCAATCAACTTAGATTAAATTATAAACGAAGGTCGTTTTGTAACAGAGCCTGAATTTGAGCCCAAACAACCAAATTATTAACCATCACTAGATCTTAATATGTGCCATACTGTTACAAATTTCATAGTCTTTATTTGTCAGATTTTCAGCGGATAATAAAGTTTCTTTTTTATCAGGATTAAATTCTTTGGCTTTATTAATACACAAATCGATAATATGTTCTATTCGTTGACTATACGCGTCTAATTCACTTGGGTATTGTGGTAAAGGCTCTTTCAATATTAACATTTTTGCTTTTTGATAGTAACGATTATCCTCGCCTAAAATATGATTTATATCTTTTAATATATCGCATGGTAACGTTACACAATCTTTCTTTATGGATTGTATCTTACCATTTTCTTTATTTACATCTACTGCAACAATGGGTTTAGTGTGCGGATTAAAAAAACGGTAGAGAACATTAGTTTGTGCAACTGGTAAAAGTCTTTCTAGTTGAATTTTTTGTATACGATATACTTCCTCAGATGCTTTTTTAGCTATGGCTTTTCCCTGTATAGCTTGAGGTAACAAATCAATAATCCTTGCAATTTCAACTTCATTGTCAGTATCAAGAATAATCGTGTTTAAATATAAATAATGAAAAGCACTCTCTGCAACTGAATTAATATTTTCTGAAAGAACAATCTCGTTTAAATACCTGCAATCAGCAAATACCGCATGAGCAATTGAATTGAGACTTGGCATCACAAAAGCTTTTAAATAACGACAACCATTAAAGGCAAGCTGCTCAATTAAATTAACTTTTGGGCCTACTACAATTTCTAATTGATCACAAACTATGAATGCTGCCTGGCGTATAGTTACCACATTTGGCATATTAATAGTTTTCAAACTTGTGCATGCGCAAAATGCATAGGAATCAATTTCAGTAACTGTGGTAGGAACACAATAGTGACCATCTTTATCAATATCATCATTAGTTACCTTAATAAGCCTTTGGCCATTTCCACTTACTATCATGATTAAACCTCGAAAAATTAGTATTTTTGAATATAAAAAGGCAGAATTGTATCACAAAAAGACCAACTAATTAATTTTTTATTAATATGAGCGAAATTTTAAACAAAATTGGTTTTAAAGCTCTCTAGTCATACTATTATTTATTTATAATTAGTAAACTGAGTGACCCATATGTGCAAAGGGTTGTTAGAAATAATCTTATCGCTTTGCATACTATTACCTCGGCACTAAATTGTTATAATATTTTTCATGCGGCATAAGCGACATATTTTTCTTAAAAAAGCTTATGATTTTATCAGAGTTAAATTGAATTTTTGTCAGTTAATATCGGATGTTTATTGTTAAATCCTTAATGGTTCTTAGTACTCTAAAGTTATTAGAATTAGTCTTAACGTCTTGATTAACTAATTCCTGAAAATTTAGCTCAGGGCTGTATAGGGACAAAAAAAATTTCAATTTCCTCATTAAACTGACTAACACGCCTTGAAGAAAAAAATCCAAGATTAACCCTGGAAGAAATGGAGCGTCGCCTTAGTTTGAAAGATTGAGTTCAATTCAGAGCTGCGTTGCAAATAATATCAAGGATAGATAAAGTTAATTTTAGGTAGATCTCACTTGTAAATGCCGAACTGTTCATTAATAAATGATACTTCGGTTCTCGTACTATGTAGTCAGATATTGAATTGTCCTTTCTTAAACATGCGCATTATTTCAAAACCTTTGATAGTAGCATAAGCAGTTTTCATTTAATAAACGGCCTTCCTGTTTTAATGCCTTAATAGCGTGATTATAAGCTGGATTTTTATCGGTATTAATGACACTAATATCGCAGGTAGAATCGTTCTTTATTAATTTTTTCAGAAACCGTTTAGTTGCTTTAGCATTACGGCGATGGGAGAGATAAAAATCAATGGTATTAATACCCTAATCAATTGCGCGATACAAGTGTTTCCATTCGCCTTTTACTTTAATATTGGTTTCATTAAGGTACCAACGGCTAGCATAACGCTTCTTGTACCAAGCTAATCTTTTCTTTAGCTCAGGCGCATAATGCTGAACCCAACGATAAACTGTGGTGTGGTTAACTATTCTTCTAGATCGCAATAGCTAATACCGTACTTACAATACCAGCGACCCCATTGCAAAATGACTTCACCATGAAATTGGCGCCATTTGAAATCAGCCGGACTTTTTAAACTCATTAGAATTACTACGTTAAAATTCAGATAGTATACTACCGCCTTGTTTTTGCAACAGCGCCGTGTGACCTATCTTAGGCGCTATGATTTATGCCTTTAAGTGGCCTGATCCTTTTCCTAGCGTCTTTGAATATCATGAAGTTTTCCATATTTTATTGGTCGTGGGAAGTGGGTTACTATAATTTAGCAACCTAATTTTTATCTAAATTTCGCCATAATTACACCTAATTTAGGCTTCAAAAGTTAATATCGCTAGACACAATGACATAATGTGCGTAACATTCTATCTTAGCTAAGAAAAAGTCTATTGTTTATTCTCTCCTATTCGTTGCTTCCTTTGTTAATCGACGTCCTGCAGTTTATAAGTTTAAGCCCTCTCTTTTGCTATTTAAGCCTTTAAGGGCACTTTATTAATTATAATCAGGAAATTATTATGTCTAATACAAAAATTGGCACGGTCAAATGGTTTAACGAAACAAAAGGTTTTGGCTTTATTGAGCAATCCTCTGGACCAGATGTATTTGCCCACTTTAAATCTATCGTAAGCCCAGGATTTAAAACGTTGGCCGAAGGTCAAAAAGTAGAGTTCATACTTGCTCAAGGCCCCAAAGGGCTTCAAGCAGAAAATATAGTAGCTATCTAATTAGCTGCTTTATTAACCAGAACAGATCAATGAGGTACCTTATTTAAGGTACCATTTTCTTAAATAGATTAACTCGACGTTTAGATATCAATTACTTAATTGAGTATTAATTTCTATTCTTCTTTTATTATGATGTAGGTCTTAAAAAACGACCTTGTTTGAGATTTTCTTACTCATAACATTATTAATGTATCGCTATAACAGGGTAGAATCAGATTATTGAAAGCTTAAACAAATTATTAATTCTGTAAATGTTTATGCCACGATTAAGGCTTTAAAATCATGCCTATGCTTAAAAAAGGACAACTCAATAAATCGATTATTAGAACTAATGTGGGATTTTAAAGTTAAATATTAACTAATCTTGTTCTTTATATAGAAATTTCACTAATTAATTTCGCTTACATTCAAAATAGAACTGCGTTGAAAAAAATAAAAAAGCGACTAAAACTTAAATTAAGACATAGTTCAGCCATATACCTGAAATACCTAGTTAATAAAAGGCACCTCATTTCTGTGCCGACTATTCAACGATTAAACTGTTTTTCTTTTGCTGATGAAGGTTAATAAACAAATAAATAATGATTGAATAAATAAAAATCATTGTGTTATTATTTTGAGTAAATAAATTTTGAGATAATTATGAGACAGAAACCTTCATTTAAGCTAGAAAAATTTACTTTCGGTCATATCCATAAAATAATTAGAACAACTGAAAGTATGGATGAAGCTAGTGCGAAGTTAAATGTAGCATCTTCAACCCTAGGTAAATTTCTAAGCTCTACAATTCCAGATGGAGAAAAAAACTTTAAAATAAGTTACAGAATTATAAAAAAAATGTCAGCAGAAGAAGTAATTAAGAAATACGGAGAAGATGCCTACAATAAACCCCTAAAGCACTTCCTAATACTTCCTCAAGAATATCCACTTAGTATGATTCATCAAGCCATTAGAGAGAATATATTTATTGGAGCAGTGGCGAATAAATTAAAAGTAAACCGTACCGATTTGGCAAGATATTTAAAAAATATTGCTAAGATTGATTCCTACTTATCCTATAAAAATTTAATAATTCTTTCAGAACAAGAGTTAGAGAATCGCCTTGGCCCTAAATATAAGCAACCATGGCTGACAGCTAAAAACACCTTAACTTTTTTTAAAAATGGGGGGTTACAAGCATCTACTCCTTCATCCTTAACCATTGCCTACAATTACACTGATGTAGATGGCACGTTAGAGCAACTTATGAACGAATATGCCTCTACACAACTAACCCCTAACAATGAAGTTGATGGCGAAAACTATAAAGATACGGTACTGCAAATGCTACCTTCTATCGAAGGAGGCGTTGCTGTATCTAAATCACCACCAGCAATAACAACTTATGCTAAACCAGATGGCAGACAGGATCCAAGCTTTACGCATGAGCCTGTTGTTTCTCAGCAGTTAAAATCACCCTTTATGTCTGATTCTCCCTACATGTATGTTTACTCACCCTTTTCTTATGAGGGTTATAGTCTACTCAACAAAAATCCTATAACGCCCCCTTTCGATTTTTTAAGCCAAGTTTATAGTGCTACGGTGGCCAATGAAGCTGCACTAGTAGCAATCTTTGAAACTGAAACCTATCAACCTCAATTACCCGCAACCTTTTCCATAGTGAGTAAGCAATTTATGCCTGAGAGGGCTAACCAGTGTCCTAGAAAAATGTATCAATCTTCACCATTAAGTAACCATAGTATATTTACAAATCAACAAGCTGAACAACAAGAAGAAAATGTATATCAAGCTAAGGTTTGTAACTTAATAAGTCATAATTGTTGACTCCTTATAATTTAATAAGGTGTAATCATTAATGTCTCTGTAGAGACATTAATGTTATTACGACTAGATTTAAAAATGTTAAGTCATTACCTATAGAATCAGAAATTCCTGTATGCTTTTGCTCTAACATATCTATTAGAGGAGAAAATGGAGCGGTGTTGCAAAAACTATAATAGTTATATAAACACATAATCAGGACAGATTTCAGCTGTAAATGTGAAATAACTGATTGATAAATGAAACTTCATTTTGCTTGCCAACCATCCACCTATTAAATTGTCCTTTTCTAAACATGCGCATGTTTAAGAAAGGGCAGTTTAAAAGTTGGATGTATGGTGCTCGCAATGAAGTATCTTTTATCAATGAGCAGTTTGGCATTTACAAATGAGACCTATCTAAAATTTAACTCTTTTTATCTTTGATAGTATTTGCAACATGGCCTCTTTTTTAAGTATTAACCCGGTACTAAATTGTAACAATATAATTATACGCTTATGTTGCCTAAAGTTTTTTAAAGTATCAGCATGGGCAACAAGCATCTAGATGAAAAAGCAATAGTCATTATTGTCGGATGTGTTTGCGAATGCAACAAATCCATGAGCAAGCATTATTGATATGCAACCGCTACATACTCTTGCTTTTCTAATAACGCAATCGTTGCCAGAAACGGCTGTTGCTTATCGAGCAGGCGACACTTTAAATATAACTCTTGGGCAGACAGCTTTGAATAAATTAAAAGTAAGGGTGGATCAGCGGGTAGGTATGCAAAAAAGTTAAGAGAAGAAAACATAGTGCTCTTTGAATTACAAAGGAGTTCATTGTAATGATTTTATAACTTTTTTAAATCGATTATTCATTTTAAAAAAAATCTTAAAAAACGACCCATAAATGAATCATTGAAGCTCAAAATCCCCTGCCGGATAAATTTATTTTGTTCTTCAAGCCTTTTGATATCTATTACAAGTTCAAATTGATAAGACATGTATTAATCCTCTTTTTCATTATTTTAAATTACATAATGATTATTCTCATGTTAATGGGATACTACATGACTACATAGGAAGACATTTCATATCATTTGATTTTAGTACACCTTATTATTCCTTTCTACCTCCGGCCTCGTCATAGACTTTGTTCTTATTCCTTTTGCCAACAGCTATTACCGTTATTATTAATTTATTATCAGTTACCTAATAGACCAAACGATAATCCGACTGGCATAATTTAATTTTATAATAATCTTGCAATTTGCCACTTAGAATTGACGATATTATATGTGAGTTATCAAGGCAGAATTTTAATATTTTTTTAAATTGCTCCTGCAACCCTTTTGCAAGTTTTTTCCATTCTTTAAGTGCTAAAAGATGAAAATGTAGCTCATAGCTCATCAACATCAACATCAACATCAACATCAACATCAACTTTTACAGATTTAAAAGGAGAAGACAAGCGCTGCTCAACTAGGTTAGTCAATTCATTATCATCAAGTAATTCCATCATTCGCTCATAATTTTCTACAGGTATCAGATAAGCAGCCGCTGTATCGTAGCATAAGCAGTTTTCATAGATGGAAAGCCCCGTGTTGGATTGATAAGACGTTTATGCTTACCATGGTCTGACGTCTTATTTTTGCAACGCCACTATTTAACTTATAAACTAATATCCGTTTTTGCAACAGAGTCATTGATAATGCTTTTTAAAGACATGCCTCGCGCCTCATTTTCAGATAAACATGCCTACTAGAAAGCTCAAACAATTAATCGAGTTAGTAGTGGGCCTGTTAATTATCTTCAAGCTATTCGCCTTTATGAGTGTGCACTGCGCAGAGGTTATAAAAGCGCGCAAATTGGCCTTGATTCTATTGAAATTGACAAAGCATTAGCTTTTGAGCTAATAGATGTATTATGGGTTGACTTAATTTATGGCAACTCACTTAGTAAGTCTACTATCACTGCCTTAAGCGAGCATTGCAATGAATATAATCCACATGCGCCTGCAAATCTGATTCATTGCGTATTTGGTGCGCCCAAAACCTTCTGCCCGGAGATTGATGTTTCCAGGTCGTATGTTATAGCAATTCTTTACTTCAAAAACCAATTGAAAACCTGGGATACGGGCTATACCCTCCTCCCAGGCTACTTGCTCAAAACTGCAGAAGGTATGAGTTGCAGTAAATGTTGAGCCGAGTGGCCCAACCTACGCTTACTAATCTGTTTCTATTATCAAAATATGTTTTATAAAAGTTAGTTTAATGTAAATAATAATCTAACTAAATTTATATAAATTAAATTGTATTAAAATATGTCAATTAAATAAATTTTTACAACTCCCTTAAAAACTAGGAAACACTATGCCTAAACCTATTGCCTATGTTTATAGAAAATCGCCTGATAATACTAATGCGTTGGGTAGCCTGATACCTAAAGATATGGTACAGGAAGCCCTAGATGACGACCGCCTCCTTTATATTCAACAGCCACCTTCTACTGAAACTAAACCCGGGCTTTTAATACTTATGGATGGCAAACAGGAAATGGATCCAGGGGAGATTAAATCTACTCCTACAATTTTAGATGAGCTATATGAAAATAAAAAAATCTCTCCGCACATCACAGTATATACTCCTGCTTCCGAAGATAGGATTACGGAATACGCCTGTAATGAAGAATTCGCCTATTTTTTAAACAATAGGCTTGTCCCGTTGCTTAGAGAGCCACCATTTAATTGCAGTGATCGCCGTGAACAAACAACAATCGCCGGCACCAGCTTCGGTGGGCTTGCAGCAACCCATGCAGCGCTTACTTATCCTGAAACATTTGGTAATGTTCTTTCGCAATCAGGCACTTTCTGGTGGTATAAAGAATGGCAAAGAGGGTTTGATGAGCCTGATAAATGGGCAGTTGCTGTCAAAACAGCGGCGTGTGAAACAACAAAGAAAGCGACAGAGATGGCATGGTTGAGTAACCTCCCCCACAAAGAAGGCTTACCAATTAATTTTTATTTAAGTGAATGAAGCTTGAATAATAGATTTTTAGCCAATGTCCACTTGGTTTCTGATAGTTTATATACGCCCAAACACTCATGTAGTATCCAAAGAGAATAATTCTACTCAACAATAAACATTAGGTAGTGCACTTAAAAAATCATTATAGCGCTATTTGAAATCAGTCGGTTTCTTCAATTATTGATGTAATTTAAGTACAATGATTATAATGACACTTTATTTTGCAATAGCGCCTTTCCATTCGCCTTTCACTTTAATATATGTCTCATCGAGTTGCCATCTTCTAGAGTAATGTTGTTTATATTAATCTAGTCGTTTCTTTAGCTCAGGTGCATAGTGTTGTACCCATAGTAAAATAATAGATGATTAAATTATTTTAATGTCGAAAAAATTTCCTAATATTAGTTCG
Proteins encoded in this window:
- a CDS encoding transposase encodes the protein MDETYVKVKGEWKYLYRAIDEGGNTIDFYLSYRRNAKAAKHFLKKLIKSNPTCDVSIINTDKNPAYNQAIKELKQEGNLASYVNHHFCLPHRDLAVYQP
- a CDS encoding leucine-rich repeat domain-containing protein; this encodes MIVSGNGQRLIKVTNDDIDKDGHYCVPTTVTEIDSYAFCACTSLKTINMPNVVTIRQAAFIVCDQLEIVVGPKVNLIEQLAFNGCRYLKAFVMPSLNSIAHAVFADCRYLNEIVLSENINSVAESAFHYLYLNTIILDTDNEVEIARIIDLLPQAIQGKAIAKKASEEVYRIQKIQLERLLPVAQTNVLYRFFNPHTKPIVAVDVNKENGKIQSIKKDCVTLPCDILKDINHILGEDNRYYQKAKMLILKEPLPQYPSELDAYSQRIEHIIDLCINKAKEFNPDKKETLLSAENLTNKDYEICNSMAHIKI
- a CDS encoding hemolysin III family protein; its protein translation is MIYAFKWPDPFPSVFEYHEVFHILLVVGSGLL
- a CDS encoding cold-shock protein; amino-acid sequence: MSNTKIGTVKWFNETKGFGFIEQSSGPDVFAHFKSIVSPGFKTLAEGQKVEFILAQGPKGLQAENIVAI
- a CDS encoding alpha/beta hydrolase, coding for MPKPIAYVYRKSPDNTNALGSLIPKDMVQEALDDDRLLYIQQPPSTETKPGLLILMDGKQEMDPGEIKSTPTILDELYENKKISPHITVYTPASEDRITEYACNEEFAYFLNNRLVPLLREPPFNCSDRREQTTIAGTSFGGLAATHAALTYPETFGNVLSQSGTFWWYKEWQRGFDEPDKWAVAVKTAACETTKKATEMAWLSNLPHKEGLPINFYLSE